One window of the Rhipicephalus microplus isolate Deutch F79 chromosome 2, USDA_Rmic, whole genome shotgun sequence genome contains the following:
- the LOC119160059 gene encoding uncharacterized protein LOC119160059, translating to MKELSQPSSIAFDAAKVIEEYGIKLTEEGVKSKKESLPAIVYIAGYCAHAALRKIPCEDCAANITRQDRDIPMVDDMLIECLTRGALKFPQPVVISAVLHTQIVLEKLTSKENTIRFHAARNQRQLLLSAVKHLLIDNEDLDICCKGHHPETVLHNILWAATNTLVKNYVQMKTDKLTAAKKGATLKRKLKTLN from the coding sequence ATGAAAGAACTGTCCCAACCTAGCAGTATTGCGTTTGATGCAGCCAAGGTGATAGAAGAATATGGCATCAAGTTGACTGAAGAGGGCGTGAAatcaaaaaaggaaagcttgccTGCAATAGTGTATATTGCAGGTTACTGCGCCCACGCCGCTCTCAGGAAAATTCCCTGTGAAGATTGTGCGGCCAACATCACGAGACAAGATAGGGATATACCAATGGTTGATGATATGCTAATCGAATGCCTCACAAGAGGGGCCCTAAAATTTCCCCAACCAGTAGTAATAAGTGCAGTTCTGCACACACAAATCGTGCTTGAAAAGCTGACCTCGAAAGAGAACACCATCCGGTTTCATGCAGCACGGAACCAAAGGCAGCTTCTTCTCAGTGCGGTGAAGcaccttttaattgacaatgaaGATTTGGACATTTGTTGCAAAGGACACCATCCGGAGACAGTGCTTCACAACATCTTGTGGGCAGCCACCAACACCTTAGTGAAAAACTACGTCCAAATGAAAACCGACAAGTTAACGGCGGCAAAGAAGGGCGCAACACTGAAGAGGAAACTGAAAACGCTCAATTAA